A region of the Vanrija pseudolonga chromosome 2, complete sequence genome:
GGGGAtagagtgggtgggtgcacGCACGCGCGAGCGACCTTTTGTATAAGTTGAGTGCGACAACGACTTTTGTGTGGGTATGTGGGGTCGTGGGTGGGTCGGCTAAAAGCAACAcgcacaacgacgacaacagtTTGATGTATTTATTTCCAGTCTACGAGCAGAGTAATACAATttagtcgtcgtcgttcaaAGCAAGGCATCTGGTCCAAGGGGTCGCTAAGCATTTCCTCGCAGCAtgcctgctgctgtcgcACCCAACCCCTCACCCCTAAACCCTTTGTTACCGGGGCAATTAGAGTTACCCACACGACCAGTCGCAAACCATTATTCGCCCCGTAAGAACCGGAGGGAGAGGGTTCGGCATCGGCGTTGGCCCCTTTGGCCCTCGCCTCCTTTCTCTTGCTCCAGCCAGATCCCCCCTCAAACTCCAGCATTCTGGCTAGCGTGCGACAGGGCACGCACGGCGcagccgcgacgagcgcgtgcgaCGAGTGAGTGCGAGCAAGAGCAAGCAagcgggcagcagcagcagcagcagcagcagcagcagcagcacgcaaGCAAGCAAGTAACATCTCAaacacgccgctgctgcgcgcggccaGGAGAGCACACTTGGCGCTGCGTGCCAAGgcgagggcacggcgcggcgacggcgacggtggcagcggtggcggaggatgcggcggcggcggtgcaagCCTGAAGCTGAGGCTGAGACTGACCTGCGTGCGACTCTTTTGTTGCCTTGCTTGCCCCCTGTATCCAACCAGTGAGTGTCTGCAGCTCTCTCGTAGCTTTGACGAGCGCAACAGTTCGCAAAATAGCCAGAAGGCACCTACTAATGGACGAAACGAGGGAAAAATTAGGAATCTCGGCAgcggccgtggtcgtcgtaCTAGCTGGGTCATAATTGCCATACGTcatggccgtcgccgtctgTCTGTAGACTTGCTcgtctgctgctgcgtcgccTGCTCACTTGCTCACCGGAACCTCCGCGGCCCTCTGgaaccacccacccagccgcAAGCAGCTGACGTCGATCTTCTAGGAACTGTTCGGCCAGCGGCCAAACCTTCCACCACGGTACagcgtgctcgtcctcggccatgGGTTGCGTGCAAGTGACACGGCTCCTCTCCTCCGTGACGCGTTgcggtgcagcagcagcagcgcagagccgacgcggcgacaTTTCCGCGGCACGCGCCAGACATCAGGCTATGGACGCCGCATGCCGCGTCTTACGGGCCGCACGACGGCGCTATCCAgcccgctcgacgacgacgagaaggaaAAGAACCCCGACGTTGTTGCATCGGGCGAGCCTGCGTCCGACAGTGACCAGCTagctggctggctagctAGCATCGGGCAGGCGACACCACGGCCAGGAACACTGATCGGCACGACGACTCCACCCGCTCCACGGGCCAGACTGACCATGCTGTAAACCTGCCGCCGGGAGGGAGgaagggagggggagagggcgGAGCCGGAGATCTGGCCGTGACGCGCAGACCAAGTACGTCGGATTGGCGTCGCGACGATTCGTCGTGTGCCGGGTGAGCCGGGCAGCCGGCCGGTCTGGTTGGCGATGTGGAGGAGATAacggggtggtgggtgcgggTTGTGGAGCatcacgtcgtcgtgctgctggaCTGCCGCGGATCCAAGGAATCGCCATCAGATCCTAACACGCCATGATATGTCTATGCATTGACTGTGGCACTCGTGGGGTCTCTACTGCGCTGTCTGCTGCGGTGCGGTGCTCATGCTGTTGCCTTCCTCCTGTTGTCCTCTTGCGTCTACTCCCCGCCTCTACTCCCTCTAACCCCCTACTCCTACCCCTCAACAGCCTTGATCCCGCCGTCGTTGAGCGCAAGCGGCGCCTCATTGAAGGCCGTGTCCCCCCTTGGCAGGTCCATGACCGTGCGCCACAGTTCCGCgacctgcacctgcacctcgccgtcgctctcgagcgcgagcacgtgGCCGCCGGCCGTGCGCCCCGCGTCAATGTAGTGCATgtgcacgccggcgacgacgacgccttgCAGGAACTGGGGGGAGCGGAAGCCGATGACGGTGCCGTGGCTCGCGGGCAGCGTGACCTCGACTTGGCGGCTCGCGACGTCCTTGAGCCCCTCGCCGGGGAAGCACTGCCCCTGCGCCGTGCGCACCTTGATGCTCTTGAACGCGCCGTCTATCCGGAACGCGATGTGCGTGTTGTGTGCGtctggcgcgaggcggcggaggacgtcctcgacgcccgaCTTGGCGCTCAGTGTCGCCGTGCCCcggtgctcggcgacaaAGTCCGTGACCATCGCGAAGGGCGAGTAGTCTTCTGTCTGCGACTCGGGCGTGATGTCCGCCCGGAGCACGCTCCCGTCGTGCTTCATCTTCcagacctcgccgtcgagcgcgatcaGCTCGCCCCGCATGCCTCGGAAtgtgccgaggccgtgggACCCGTGCTCGAtcacgcggcgcagcgggacgccggtgccggctACGCCGTCCATGAGCGCTGAGACGACCGAGAACTGGTACAGCTCGTTTGGGGGCATCGCGAGgatggggaggggggagggggcgggcgagcgaggcggaggaaggcgagtTGGGAGCctgggaggggaggggttCAAAGTGCCACGCGGGGCCGAGTCCGTGctggtcgtcgcggtcgaggttTGTCGTCTCGTGTGCTGGTGCAGAGGGCGTGGAGATGTTGCAATGCTGAGATGAGAacagtcgtcgtcgttcaaGTCGCGGTCGCGCAATCGCTATCGACTAGAAGTGGAGGGGTGGAGGCCGGGTGAGGCCAACGGGCGAGATGGAGTAGGTGGTGGGCGGCAGTGAgtcgacaacctcgtcctcacgTCAGCCTTTACTTATACTCTTTCTTAACCGCGTactcgtccgcgccgactccgccgcgacggcgacttgCCGCGCTGCCGTGCGGAACAGTCTACACGacagctcgctcgctcgctcgctcgctcgctcggtaCTCCGTCACATACTACTCACACACCGCAATCCGTCAAAGGCCGCGGGATCTCGCGGGCTCTGTCTCCTTGTTGCTATGGCCGGACGAAGAAGCCAACAATACTCCAACTAGACCATTAAACCGGTCTTGGTGTGATCTGTTACGCTTCAGACACCGTCATGAGCCTCTCCCCTCCTGAGGCTAACCAAACTGTGTCCGCTGCCTCGAGTCCCGACCACCACTCTCCATCGCCCACACTCTCTCCCAGCAGCCTAGATCTGTACATCCAATATCACACTGTATAACACGTCGGGACCCCCTCTAGTAGTCGGCAAAGTAGCCCTCGctcttgcgcttcttggtCATGGCAGCGATGATAGCGCTGCCCACGCCCgagccgtcctcggcgtggtgCGTCACAATCTTCCGTCCTGCCTCGCCAAAGATGTCGACCAGCGCCTCGTGGATGCGGTCGGCGAAGTGAGGGTATTTCTGGTAGCGTCAGTTGCAGCTCCTGCGCGATCAAGGGTCAACTCACGTTGTAGAGcgagccgtcggcgccgacagcgcAGCCCTTCTCCAGGTAGCCCTTCTTCTGGGCAATGGCAGCGATACCGCATGCCGAGAGGCGGGCAGAGCGGGTACCGATCAGAACGGCCAGCTTCCTGAAGAACTGGCGCTCCTCCAGCGTCGTCTCGATACCGAAGAAGTGGTTGAAGACACCAATGATGgtgaggagctcgtcggTAGGGTCGCTCTCCATGAGCGAGAGGAAGGCAGTGTCGAACGCGTATGCCTTCTCAAGCTTGTAGGTGTTCtggccgaggaagaggtcACCAGAGTCGATGAGCTCGCAGAGGATCAGACGGAAGATCTCGCCGAGGTAGAGACCGGCGATCATCTTCTCAAACGACTGCTCTCCGGGCTTGTTGGACGACTCGTCGATGATGATGTCGTAGCGGGTACGGGGCAGGTGCTCGTGCTTGAACGAGTCGAACGCTCCCCACTCGCACTGCGGGTTAGCACTAACTCATTTTGGTCAACCCACGTTGATCGCCATGTCCTGCGACTTGGGAAGGCCCATGAACTCGATCTTGGGAATGTTCTCGGCCGTCTCCATGTAGGCAGCGTTGCAGCCGGTACCGAAGATGACGGCGATGCGGGTGTTGGGGTTGACGTAGTTGGAGGCAATAAGGGTGCCGGTGGTGTCGTTGATGAGGGCGGTGAGCTCGGCACGAACGTTCTGCCAGGTCAGCTCGAGATCGAACAGTGCTCGGCAACTCACAAACTTCTTGAGCGAGTTCTTGAAcaggtcggccgcgtcgttgCCCTCGACGTTGGCAGCGCCGAAGCCCTTGGTCCAGCGGATGAGGGTTCCATGGTCGATACGGAGCTGCTCGCAGGGGTACGAGAACTGGCGGGTGAGCTACGGTGTGGCGACGTCACAACAGCTCTACTCACGGTGAAGCCTAGGGGAAGgagctcgtcatcgtcaccACGGCCGAGGTTGTCACGGATGAAGCTGTCCAGGCACTGGGCACAGAAGTCGAAGCTGGAGAGTCAGACTAGCGCGCCAAATTAACTCACAGGTCAGAGCCCTCGCCCTGCTTCTGCTCCTCGGTGAGGCGGTACTTGGTCTGGGTGACCTCGAACTTGCCCTCGCCATAGAGCGAGACGAGACAGACACGGAGGTTGGTGCCTCCGAGGTCGACAGCGAGGAAGTCACCAGTCTCCTTTCCAGAAGGCCACTGCCGGTGTCAGTGCGTGTTCCAAGCCGGAGCGAGGTTACTCACTCCGAAGACAAAGGTGGGGACTGGAGCGTCAGCAGGGGTCAAGATGAAGTCTAGGGTACGCACTCATAGGCTGGGAGCGTCAGCTGGGCACTCAATCGTGAATCATTGTAAACTCACAACAACCTCGCCGCTCCTCTGGAGGCCCTTGTCGAGCGTCTCCTCAAAGGCCGTGACGATCATGCGCATGCGCTGGGGGGTGACTGCCAGTGGTCAGCTGCACAATCCGAGCATCTACACATCTACTCACTGGTGAGGAGCGACTCGTACTTGCGGAGGTGGTCGGCAATCGTCCCTGCGGGTGTGAGCTCATCTCTATGAAGCACACCAGCTCGACCCACTCTTCTCGGCATGGGGGAAGTCGGCATCGGCCTGTCATGGTCAGCGAGAGTCATCTAGATCCGACCACATCCACCCACCTGCGTCCTGGTGTGGTAAACGACGTGGTGGCCGTtgggcgcgctcgaggagctaCGACGGCTGAGCTGAGGGCCACCGTTGGCCTGGACCGgcttgtcgagcgccgtGAAGCCCTGGATGGGCTCGGGGGTGCCAGACGAagggcggcgctcgagggcgaagCTCTGGCCGTTCGAGATGGAGGCCTTGCGGGCCGCGGTGCCGATGTTGGTGCCgttgtcgagcacgccgttgGACATTTTGTgcgctgggggtggggtgcgGGCGAGGGGAAGGGATGCGTGGGACTGGGTCATGGTAAGCGGGGCTCGGGGGGTTCAAGTAGAGACAAAGGTGCGGGAAGTGCGATGCGAGATGGACAGTCACAGTCACGATGGACAGTCACTCCGACGATGTGGGCAGGGGGGGCGAGGAAGCTAGCAAGGTCTGGACACGGCCCGTCGCAGCGTGTTTACCGCGCCGAGATGGGATATCGAGCGCCCAGCAGCACACAGCAGATGCACCGCAGGATGCACTAGAACCCTCCGCTACGCTTGCGCCCCGCGCGTCCAGACCACTGCTCATCGCGTCGCCCCGGTGATCCGGCATGACGGGTCGAACGAAGCAAAGGGCTAAACGCCGttcgtcgcgccgccctccccaCGGCCGACTGCCTGCCGGGGCGGCGCCCAGCGTGTGGGGCACGGAGCAAAGGGTTCCGGGGGGCGTAGGGGTTGTGCGTGTCACGTACCAGGTGTCAGAGGTgtctggtggtggtggtggtgagtggtgtgcTGGTGAGTATGGCAGGCTCAGTGGCGACGGAGAGAGAGAAGGATGAGATGGGGGAGCAAAGTCGTTGAcgggggcggcagtgggATAAGGCCTGTTGTGCGGCTGGGTATGCTGCTCCGTGTCTCCCCTCTTGTTGGAGCAGGCCGGCAGCAGTGGGCGTGACCCTTTTCCTCTGACTTTGCGCCTTGTCGTCTGTCAAACTCCGCGCCGTGTCACTGGGCCCACCTGCCCCGGCGGCAcgcgttgccgccggcatATGCCTGCCTGACACAGGGTACAGCGGCCATGCCAGCTGACCCACAGCCACTCCTCGCTTGGCAAACCGCAGGTTTTTTGCAAGCGGACCCGCTGCCCGCCCCTGCTTGCCCCAGCTTTTGGCCGCCGGCAGTGGTCGGCTGATGCGTATTGGGCATGCGGCTGCAGCCGGATGACTGAAGAAGAAAATTGGTTGGCAGTCGGCGCGAGCAAGAGGTcggctgcgctgcgcggctgATTGACTGACTGCGGGACcttgcctggctggctggctacTACTGGCTGGCCGCTGGCTGACAGGGGAGGCGTCACTGGGCTACGGACACGACCAGCCAAACACCCGCGTCATGGCCGTCATGGCCCCTCTGGCTGGCCCCCCTCTTTCCTTCCGAGGCCTCCAACCTATCCAAGTCTATCACAGCACCTCTGCCGACCCAGTAGCTGCGTCCAGTCAAATGGCCGACGGTCCGCCGCAAACATCCGAGATAGGACCGATGAGATGGCAGCGGGCGTGGCCCCGCCTTGCCCCAGCAGCAAATCGGCCTTGGTTTTGACTTGGCTTTCACTCGTCTCGGCTTGAGCCAGTGCCAGTATCCGCTGTACCCACTAGGGTGTGCGGGGCTGCCGTGCTTTCGTCTCTTCGCATGGCCCGTAGCCTCAGCTGGCGTCGCTTTGCCTGGGAGAGGAGGCTGCACTCCTAGTCCTGGCCATAGTCCTCGTCCTGTCACGGAAGCAAACCCACGTGCCCTCTTGACCTGTCTCACTGCCCTCCCTCCACTCGAGAGAGCCGCTGAACCACTGATCCAGCTGGTCATCCATTCGCGACAGCCTCGTAGACTTTACCACCTGACAAGTCACCTCTTCAGCATGCCTCTCCCCGTGGCATCACTTCACGCTCTCTTCGGCCTCTCGCCAGGCGACGCCACCATCGCCTCGACCCTCACCTCGCTGTTCGGCAGCGCGCCAGACCCAGAAGTCAAGGCGTACCCCGACGCGACCTACCACAACTACTATCCCCTCGGCGTGTCGCTCTGCTTCACGGGAGCACCGCTGGCGCTCGACAGCATCGACATCTTCAACCCGCCCCCTGGGCCGAGCAAGTCAACAAAGCCGACGTACTCTCCCGCcccggcgctcgagctgtgcttcgccgagaccgaggtcgTCCTCCCGCCgcgcaaggagggcgaggccgagttcCGCTACCCCCGCCCAGAACGCTTCGAGGTCGTGCCAGCAACCAAGGGCCGCGACCTCgtgcgcctgctcggcgagcccaGCCGTAAGGGCTCTGGCGGCTGGGTCGGCGTCTGGCTCGAGTGGGGACGAGTTGGCCTCAAGGACGACTcgggccgcgtcgaggttggcaTCATGCTCGAGTTGTCTGATCCCAAGGGTGCGGAGCAGCTCACCGATGAGCAGAGGAAGAAGGGCGCCGGTGGTGTCTGGGACCGCGCTGCCGGATGGGCATGGGGCAGCCTCAAGGTCTTCCGTCCGGTCGACAAGTAGCCAGCCAGCATCGTTTCTCATCATCTACACCACCTCATACCCTGCACGTTAATCTGTATCCATGCATGCTACATAtctttctctctctctctctcttaTGCCGCGGGGAGGCTCTCGATGGCTTCCCTAAGCTCGGTCTCGTTGAGGATGTGGAAGCCCTGGCCAGGGGTAacctgcgcgagctgcacgtTGTTCTCGTCCAACCTCTCCTCCATGACCTGCCTCAGGACCTTGAGCGCAAGCGTGTGGGCCTCGGCAAGGCTCATTTGCTGAGGAGGGGTGAGCTAGGAGACGACATCGAAGCGCAAACCACGCACCTTGTGGAACGAGTCCTGGAGCGACTGCTGGGCAGCATCCGAGCCAGAGCCaatggccttggcctcgtaCTTGGTGAAAGTACCCGAGGGGTCGGTGTGGTAGCTGGGTGTGAGTTACCTACTCCACATTGGTGCACTTACAGCTGAGGGCCCCTCTCGTCGATACCAGCAATGAGGAGGGCGACACCGAATGGTCGAGACTGGGTCGCGTCAGCTTGACCCTCACAGCACACATCACATACCATCAgagcctcgtcgtcctcgacactCTCACCGAAACGGAGCGCAAGGTCGCAGACCGCCTGGGTAGCGCTCTCGACACCAATGGGCTCGTCGTAGGTGAAGGCGTGCATCTGGCTGGTCACGCGCGCGTGGTCGACCATCGTCCTGGCGTCGGCAGTGAGACCCGACATGGCGCAGCCAATGTGACGGTCGACCTCCATGATCTTCtcgatcgacgacgactcgaggAGCGGCGACTGGACGCGCTTCTCGACACCGAGGACAGTGCCGTGGGGCGTCGTGATACCGACGGTCGTGGAACCAAGCTGGAAACGTCAGCTACTTCCCCGAGAAGCACAACGGTTGCTCGCTCACCTTGATAGCCTCCATGGCATACTCGACTATATTAACGTTAGCAATCTTCTTTGAGCAAAGTAGGCAAATGTACCTTGGAAGAGACGGCCCTACGACATGGTCAGCTCGAACCCAACTcgaacgcgacggcggcactCACCTCGGGCGAGAAGGTGTTGACACCACGGTCGTACTCGGAGCTGTAAGGATCGGTGTCAGAACAGCTTGTCAAGCCAAACTCGGCCGGTTGGCAGCGAACTGGTCTCTGCGCCAGTGACGTACCGAGTGAGGAACATGGTGGAAGGAGGGGCCGGGAAGGGTGGTGTAAAGGTCGAGTTTCAAGGGGTGCCGGTATGTCCAAGCTGCGGTTGTATCACTGCACGCGGTAGACGCTTGCAAAGGAGTGAATGGGTAGGTGTGAACGAGGTTGGAGATCAAGATGACAAGTTGGTTCAACTGCCCGTCGTCACTCAGCGAGCCAGAGAGGAAGGTGGTGACGAGTTGCGAACGCGCGGCCCACAGTCAGTGATTCACTTTGTTACGTAACCATGATTTTGATCCCGTTTTACCACGCGACGCGCCCGTGCCTGACCAGAGATTATCAGCTGCAGCGGGTCGCTTGTCGCAAATGACCGCACACCATTACAACCagccggcgggcggcaaaCGAGCGCGCCCAAGTTCATTCAACCCGACCCCAACCCACTCGGAGCGCACCAGACACTGCGAGACACCCCAACCAACACCTCCTTCATTCACTCTCTTCTCTCTTTTGCTATTGCACAACTCTCGCTACGTTGCATCGACCACTTCAAGACTCATCAATAGCTCTCCACCAGCACACCGCGACTGTCTCAACCGCAACCAccctctccctcccgccCGGTGGCAAACAAAAACAAAGACGTAGTGCACAACACCACCCAGCCAAAGGGCGGTGTCTCGGTGCACCCAGGGTGAGACCATCCTGCCTTCCTCCACACACTACCCATGCTGACACGATGCTTCCTCTCGCAGGGCAGTGGGTGAAGGTGGCCACTCTGCATAGCGTGCCAGGCCCCCCCGCTcacaaccacccaccactTTAAGCGACTCGGCACCTCCGACCAACATACCACCCTCCGACATGCCGCCCCGTCTAAATACCGCCCAAGCCGACTTGGACGACGATGACATTGTCGTGTTGAACGAAGCACCAGTTCACATGAGGCCCAAAGCAAGGGCAGCGCCCATCCTTGTCCTCTCGTCAGACGAAGACGAGCCGGGCCCTTCAGCCCCTCGGGGCTCGGGGCGAGGAAAGCgaacgcgctcgagcagcagccccatTCTCATTGAACAGCCGGCGCCTCGGAAGCGTAAGACACCCCGGGTTCAAACCGGTGACAGTGCTCACTCTTCCGCTGTCAACGCGGAAGCTGGGCCTTCGAACCAACCGGCCCCAGGCTCGGATCCCCAAGCGCCGATTGTACCCAAGGCAGACTACCTCGTGGACTTGGTCGTCGACATCATACCCGACATTTGCCCAGACTGGGTCAAGACGAATCTCACTCAACAGATTGCGGCTCTCGCACCGACGAGTAATGTGCCGGGGCAAGACGCAGTCCGCATAGTTATCGACATGGCGTTTGCGTTGGACGCGTACCCAAAagcgggagcggcggccgcgaagGCCGCCCCGCAGGACAGGGAGGCGGAGGACAGCCAGTACACGGACCCCAACTATCGAAAGGATAAGCGCACCGGCTTGTCATACCGGTCCCAAGCTCTAGAGGTGCTCGA
Encoded here:
- the budA_0 gene encoding Alpha-acetolactate decarboxylase, which gives rise to MPPNELYQFSVVSALMDGVAGTGVPLRRVIEHGSHGLGTFRGMRGELIALDGEVWKMKHDGSVLRADITPESQTEDYSPFAMVTDFVAEHRGTATLSAKSGVEDVLRRLAPDAHNTHIAFRIDGAFKSIKVRTAQGQCFPGEGLKDVASRQVEVTLPASHGTVIGFRSPQFLQGVVVAGVHMHYIDAGRTAGGHVLALESDGEVQVQVAELWRTVMDLPRGDTAFNEAPLALNDGGIKAVEG
- the RAG5 gene encoding Hexokinase, whose amino-acid sequence is MSNGVLDNGTNIGTAARKASISNGQSFALERRPSSGTPEPIQGFTALDKPVQANGGPQLSRRSSSSAPNGHHVVYHTRTQADADFPHAEKRTIADHLRKYESLLTITPQRMRMIVTAFEETLDKGLQRSGEVVPMIPTFVFGWPSGKETGDFLAVDLGGTNLRVCLVSLYGEGKFEVTQTKYRLTEEQKQGEGSDLFDFCAQCLDSFIRDNLGRGDDDELLPLGFTFSYPCEQLRIDHGTLIRWTKGFGAANVEGNDAADLFKNSLKKFNVRAELTALINDTTGTLIASNYVNPNTRIAVIFGTGCNAAYMETAENIPKIEFMGLPKSQDMAINCEWGAFDSFKHEHLPRTRYDIIIDESSNKPGEQSFEKMIAGLYLGEIFRLILCELIDSGDLFLGQNTYKLEKAYAFDTAFLSLMESDPTDELLTIIGVFNHFFGIETTLEERQFFRKLAVLIGTRSARLSACGIAAIAQKKGYLEKGCAVGADGSLYNKYPHFADRIHEALVDIFGEAGRKIVTHHAEDGSGVGSAIIAAMTKKRKSEGYFADY
- the pup2 gene encoding putative proteasome subunit alpha type-5, yielding MFLTRSEYDRGVNTFSPEGRLFQVEYAMEAIKLGSTTVGITTPHGTVLGVEKRVQSPLLESSSIEKIMEVDRHIGCAMSGLTADARTMVDHARVTSQMHAFTYDEPIGVESATQAVCDLALRFGESVEDDEALMSRPFGVALLIAGIDERGPQLYHTDPSGTFTKYEAKAIGSGSDAAQQSLQDSFHKQMSLAEAHTLALKVLRQVMEERLDENNVQLAQVTPGQGFHILNETELREAIESLPAA